The nucleotide window tgatccaagcttacctagtcttgggaatagcttgggtgaagcctgggccattggtgatttcctacctgggtgtACTCAACCCCTCTCTTCTGTTTGCTCATTGTGTTCGTCTCTAGGTCTATACCGCCAGTCGATTGCCATGAGTGGTGCTCCTCTTAACGACTGGACAATCTcttcaatggataaagccgtATCAAATGCGCACCTCCTCGGTTCGGCCTTAAATTTGACGGACTTCACGTCGGAGGATCAATTCCTAGACAGATTAAGACGAGTTCCTGCTCAAGATATTGTCACGGCAACGCAAAAAATAGTTAATATGAGGAACATGAAGACACCGTTTGATGGACTGTTTAAGCCAGTAATCGAAGACGAAGAAGTATCGGAGAATCCTATCGTAAGCGGGGATTTGTACAGCAAATATGGACTAGGAGAATTCCATGATCGACCACATTTGATGGGATTTGTAAATGCTGAAGCCGCTGGGTTATTCCCTTCGACGGCCGGACAGTTCCCTGGAATTACGGACGAGAACGGTAAGACAACCTGAGAAAATGTGGGCGattcttcattttcattccACGGAAACAAATATTTAACTTAAATTACTGAAAATGCGGTTTGTTGATCGATTACGGACTCGTCTGAGAAATTTGAGGCATTAgtaccgtaatttttcatagacaatttagataaaaatcatcgaactttcagaaaaaaaatcgcgacAGCTTCGCACAATGAATGAAATGACCTTGAATAGTTCTTTATGCAgggttttttcatatttatcaaATTACAGCTGGTGAAATATTGGACAAGTTGATGGAGGAAGTGAAGTCTATGAAGCGACCGCCCAAGCATTTGCTCGATTTTTTCAAACGCTACGAGAAAATAAGATCTGGAGGAGAGGTAGAGACGAAGGAGAAACAGAAGCTTATTAATATGGCTGTACAGGTAGACACATATAGTGAAATAATAaggaatttcaagttttttaacTTTTCGATAAAGGGCAAATCTAATCAAATATAGTCACGTTTTAAAGTTTCAACGAAAACGATATTGGGTAACTGCATAagtgaataaacaaaataagttTGCTCttcgattttgaaaatattatcaacTGGACTAGCATTACGTAATGTCTGTGCTTTCGGCTTGACCCTTCGGAGATAACTTAACGTGTCCTATACATCTGTGTGAACGTACAATTTAGCAAAATCTCTCTGTCAGTgccattttataaaaataagtgaaagCACTGAAATACGTTTTGTCTAAAAGTTTCTATACGGAAAGACCTCAAAATCCTTATTCCAGacttaaaaaatttgtatttaacttctaaataatttatctactgaaaaaaaaagttgaacgcAATATTTAGGTTTTAAAAGGGCCTTTACGtatgttgaattattttatatcaattttttgatcgatacaaatgattaatttgtcaatgatttcattcattcactgatgattccccaattttcacatttttttccattgtctaactccacaatttttgataaaataattttttgcaataaaatagaACGTTCACtctctgaaataaaataagaatgaatcaaattcaaatgaaaccgGAATTTAAGAGTTATTTTGAAAACATCGAATggtttatttgttcatttacTGGTACCATCACCCCATGCCGACAGTATCGAATAAATAACTGCTAATTAAAGAACTGGTTTTCTGCCCTCAGATTGCATCAGATTTTTTCTATGTCAGCGGAATAGAATTAGTACAAATAAGGAGAGCAATGCTGACTGCGCCTATTTATTACTATAGAAATTCATTCAGTCTTGGGGGACCTGAGCACACAATAAACGGAATAAAATTAGACGgtgacaaatttattttcactttcattACACTCCAATGAAGACGAAACGAACTACTTCTATTAATAACGTCTTTTAATGTGAATTCAGGTGTTGGACATAATGATGATCTCGCTCAAATATTCTGGATGCCAtctgtgaataaaaataccaTCGCCGTCAACAGCACCTCCTGGACTCAACGGCAAATAATGGTTAGATTGTGGACAAACTTCGCTAAATATGGGTAAAGAATTTTCTTCAACCATTACCTATTATTCCAGGAGATGAGACCTCACGTGCAGTGAGGTCTCACCCTATAAATCAAGTCCAACCAAATATTTCTAGAGGTATTTCGTTTTTCGTACTCCAATTTTGCCACCAACCTAATCATAGACATCTTCTATATTCTCTAGAACTCCTACTCTGACTGGTGTTGCTGATCCATTATTGTCCTTCAAGTGGCCTTTCTCGTTTGTCGAGAAAGAATACTTGGAACTTAGTGAAAATATAACAATGAAATACGACCTGCCGCCACTTACGATTTTCTAAGTAGAAACTGTCGCATCATTCAACGGATCAAAACTACGGTTGCTGTCCTTCTAAATTAACATTTATAAAATGTATATTTGACATTTGTGCCTAATCTCGAAGGAGATTTCAATAAAGATTTATGaactttgaaagaaaaataaatgtgatCATTATATCATGtgatatgtgaaaaaaaaattgtataaatcTCATCTAGGGCCGTCGAAATCTAGACGATTTCAACTTCCAAGAATCTCTTGATTCACTTTTTGATAATGTGTGCAGGCACTGGTTCGCAGTCGACTCGACTGTGCAATCGattgaattcaatatttttttcaaatatgaaAAACTATTGACAccataaattgataaaacggAGCATTAAACTCACTAATTATTGTAAGATAATCATCGAATGTAAAATGCATTAACAGCAAACAAATATTGATTAAAATCATCTCGATCAATAaggattattaattataatctgaataaatgagaaaaaaaatgaaaagtttaTTCTGGAGGATTTATTCACTAGTTCATAATACAGaggatttcataattaaatgacTTCAACGTTTTTCATCACATTCTCAGTAGAAAAATAAACGCCCTGTCAAAGGGTGCTAATGGTTTCGATTTCATACTGTTGAGTTCACTTAGTTCAAATATAACTGTAATATTGCCAAGAAAACCCACACAAAGAACgttgtgaataattttcatgttcCCAATAAAATTTAGACCTATCGCAACACGAgtatttattcactttttgAGAGGAATCTAATCTTCTCGGCAAAAATAACAAGACAAAGATTGAAGAACTTAACAGCTATTAACTTACAACCACTTcagtaatatatatttttaacctTAATCATCAACAATCAGATGCTAGCACATTCTCCAAACTTCAGGCCTCAACTTCATAATCTATATCTACTTTCCCAAAATATTTGTCAATGTTTTTTCTATCGTAGAATTTGAAACACAAACAGTAATAGTGATTCGTCAAAACCACCAgttctcaatttttagtagaCAGAGACAACACTATAAATTACCTGACATTACTTCAACAACGATCACTCTGAATTTAgtctaataaataattaaatatttcagattGTTCACAcgtaaacgaaaaaaaagaaaaaaaatgtcacattGATCCCttgaatcattgaaaaaaaaacattttggaCGAATTCCAATGTAAAGTCATTTACGAAATCATTCCAATTCCGTTTAATTCTTGAAATAAATAAGGAAATGAGTTTTAcacaaaaaaacaatttttccatctattttttcaattcataaaCAAAAAAGAATGCACGCGCGTTTGTTGCTCTGAATTCACTAAGAATTCATCCAATTGTTGCATTTCCCcaacacaaaaaaataaaataaaaataaatcttctcCTTGGCATCGTAGACTTACTTAACTCTGTTACCTCCTTAATTAAGTAAAAaccttattaaaaaaaatataataatcgaCAATTATTTCATCCTTATTTAGACCGTCTGCCTATCTTATTCGACTATTTTACCGCACCCATATTTCCTCACAGACTGAACAACGACCTCAGTTCATCGATTCCCAGTCCCGAGGCCCCTCCCCGTTGTCCTGACAGTACATTCTCAGCAATCTTCAATTTTCTGATCTGCAGTTCAACGATCCTCTCTTCAATAGTGTCCTGACAAATGAACTTATGAATAAATACGTTTCTGGTCTGTCCAATCCTGTAAACCCTATCCTGAGCCTGAACCTCCAGCTGTGGATTCCAGTGAACATCCACGATTATCACATGATTAGCAGCATTCAGATTCAGTCCCTGTCCTCCGGCCCTCAACGACAGTAAAAGAATCTTCGGATTCACTTCTGTGTTAAAGCACTCGACAATCCTGTCTCTCGCTGAATAATTAGTATTTGCTGTGTAAAATTTGAACGAATCTTTACCAATCCCTTCGATGTTCATAAGATGCTCCCCAATGAGAGTGAGATACTGAACCCAATCAGAGACAACAACAATCTTCTCCCCATTCCTCATTATCTCCTCTATTTTCTTCAGAATAGCCACCATTTTTGAAGATTTCCTTTCCCTCCTGAAAACAGGATTTTCGGAATGCAGGAGACGATGATCCTCGACAATGCTCTCGTCCACTCCAATTTCCCCATCGTCCTCCTCATCGTCATTGTTGACGTCGTCTGGATTCACCTGATTCAGAATAAAACTGTCAGCCTCCCTGACTACCGCCTGCAAGGGTGCAGGATTCTTCATCTCCTCCAGACCAGCATccttaaattcatttttatccagCATCTGCCAAATCAAGGATGGATGACAGCAAATCTGCCTCAATCTTAAGATCAACGTCAGTATGTGATGCTGCTCGATAATTTCTCTTCTGTTTAGGAATCTCTGCTGGGATTTCGATAGTGTGTACGTTCTGTAGTCAGCTAGAAAGTTAAATCCTGTCTCCCTAGCCCTCGCCTTCTGCTGTCTCTGGTGGAGATACTGAATAAAAAGTGTCTTTGAGTGGGTCATCACTTTATCGTAGACCAGTCTCTCCTCCTGGACGAGTACAATAGTAATTGTTCTAATGGTTTTAAGTGGAAGCTGCGGCATAGCACCCAAAGCCACCAATCCCTCCTTAGTTCGTCTCAGCATCACACACTCCATGACACAGAAGAGGCGTTTTGCCCCCATCTTCTCGTTTTTAGTGATTAATCTATTGAAAACTCCCTGATCATTGAATGGCTCGAGGTCCAGGAATCTCATGATGGGATAGAGATCACCGATTTTATTGTGGACTGGGGTGCCAGTCAGACACCAACGTTTGTCCGTCGTTAATTCAGCAATGCGAATTGATTTCAACGAATTTGGATTCCTAATCACGTGCGCCTCGTCCAGCACTACTCGTCTCCAATGTACTTTAAAGAGGACTTGATGGGGAGTCATGTAGTTGCGATTTAGGGTGTCATAGGTTGTTATTACTACATCTGAATTGGCAAGAATTTTAGGATTATTTTCTTTGTCCTTGTGGTATTTTCTCATTCTGCCTATAGTACTTTTTTCCTCGAATTCGTTGTACCACTGAGTAATCAAATTAGCTGGACACACGATTAGAGTTCCCCCAAGAGGTCCATCCCTGCTAGAACCCCCTCTAACCGGAGGATTTCGATTAAGTGACTCCATAACCAGAGCAATAGTGAGAATAGTCTTTCCCAGTCCCATATCATCAGCAAGAATTCCCCCAGCAGGTTTACAAGTCTCCCTCCACATCATCCAGGGAAGAGCTTCCCTCTGATGATTCATAAGTGGCACCAGCACCCCCTCAGGTGTATTCATCCTGACATTAGGTCCTGGTTTTGCGTTGATCTCCTTATGCAGCTTTGTGGTGATTGTTTTACTAGTGTCCGCGTACACCAGTTGCGCTTGTTCACCAGCTGGGTGATGGATCCTGGGCTTCAGAAGGTGAGTTCTGATATTACTATTATCGTGGGATTGAGAAGGTCCAGATACTGGAGTTAGAATTGATGCTGGTGATGATTCAGAGGCGACATTGCTCCTAACTTTATTTTTCTTGGGTTTCACCGATTTCTTGGGAAATGTGTGCTTCGATCGCCCATCGTCCAGTGCCTGATAGTCCGAGTCATCAGACATGAGAGATCGAGGAGGATTTGAAACTGTCTCCAGAGAGGAGGCACAGCCATCAGAGTCTCTATCGTCCTGGCTGTGAAGAAAATCCGATCGAATGCTGCGTTTGGGAGTCTCAGGGCTATGGAAATCGGATCTTGAGTTTGTGCTGCAAGTTTCACTTCCCTGGGAAGGACCTGGTCGTGGTGATGGTTCTGAAAATTCCCTTGGTACAACTGAAGGAGTCGTACGAAGTTGAGAGATGTGAAGGAACCctggaatattttcattatttccaaTCAAATGCTGAGAGGAAATCAAGGCTTTGACAAGACTTTCTGTGTTAAAATCCTCATCTCCAATTGCCGGTGAAGGGGGTGGGGATGGGGTTATCCTTTCTTTTGGCGTTGAAACGAATTTAAAGGGTCTTTCCTGTTTTGAAAGTTCTGAAGGCGACGGAAATCGATCAGGATCTACATGGAAAGTTGACGAACATCGTGGGGGAATTTCTGATTCCTGAACTGGTTGGACTGACCCCTCATCATCGTCAGAGGGATCTGATAGGGTGATGACTTCTGGAAGCATTAATTCCTGCGCCGAGGAACGAGAAGAAGCTGTCGTCACTATCTGATCGTCTTTTAGATTCAGAGATTGAGTCTCTCTAGGTTGACAGACAGTTGGGTGGGTTTGGATTCCTGACACTGTTAGGGGTATTATTGACACCTCGTGATTTTTGTGGGAAATAAGTGAGGAAAGGTCATCGGTAATACTCGGAGTCCAGTGAGAGGCTTCAGTCCTTAAGAGCTCTATTGGTTCTTCTTTATCCTCGAGAACTTCTGATGATTTTGCTGCAGAA belongs to Diachasmimorpha longicaudata isolate KC_UGA_2023 chromosome 10, iyDiaLong2, whole genome shotgun sequence and includes:
- the LOC135167060 gene encoding juvenile hormone esterase-like; this encodes MSFNIVVGVLFLFLCYLNGLSGSALFPRNPARSNELSEIVATSNGPVQGEILITVEKNISYASFNGIPYAKAPVGNLRFQAPVAVDNWKEVLDAAGQRQGCPQFGTEYIGDEDCLFLNVYTPQTKFDRDVIGLRPVMVWIHGGLFTMGSANSSLFGPDFLLEEDVVVVYVNYRLGALGFLSLNHPNAVGNAGLRDQLLALEWVQKNINKFGGDPDQVTIFGQGSGAVSVELLTLSPKSAGLYRQSIAMSGAPLNDWTISSMDKAVSNAHLLGSALNLTDFTSEDQFLDRLRRVPAQDIVTATQKIVNMRNMKTPFDGLFKPVIEDEEVSENPIVSGDLYSKYGLGEFHDRPHLMGFVNAEAAGLFPSTAGQFPGITDENAGEILDKLMEEVKSMKRPPKHLLDFFKRYEKIRSGGEVETKEKQKLINMAVQIASDFFYVSGIELVQIRRAMLTAPIYYYRNSFSLGGPEHTINGIKLDGVGHNDDLAQIFWMPSVNKNTIAVNSTSWTQRQIMVRLWTNFAKYGTPTLTGVADPLLSFKWPFSFVEKEYLELSENITMKYDLPPLTIF